The sequence GGTTTAGCGGGAATTTTTGAAGGCACAGGTCGGACAGGCACTCGCCGCAATGCACAGGGTCGCCAACTGTTTTGTGCTCCTCAAGAACAACAGTGTCAAGGCCGTTTTTTGCGCACTCAAGTGCTGCATGAGAGCCTGCTGGCCCTGCCCCTATTACTGCAACATCACAAATTCCGCCTTCCATATCTCCCAACTTCAAAAACAGCCC is a genomic window of Candidatus Parvarchaeota archaeon containing:
- a CDS encoding FAD-binding protein translates to MCDVAVIGAGPAGSHAALECAKNGLDTVVLEEHKTVGDPVHCGECLSDLCLQKFPLN